In Spiroplasma clarkii, the DNA window TGCTTATGCTAGAATAATTGTAGCCCCAATGATAGTGGGATTGCTGGTTTTTTCATTTACAAAGTCTGAAACCAGCTCAGCAGTAGCTGGAATCAGTATTTTATGTGTAAGTGCTTATCGCATAATTGCCAAAAATCTTATAGAAACTAGTTTTGGAATTTTTGGAGCAATGGTGGTAGCATTAATTGCCATACTTTACATTAAGTATATCTATGGCTTTATTAAAAAGAAAATTAAATATCGAAAATTAAATGGTGGAGTTAGATGACTCTTTGAAATTACCCTATTCTTCTTAATTTTCTTCTTGGTTTTTTACACATTCCAGTACTTTGAGTGATTAAATTTAAAAGTATTTAGTTTTTTAATCGAAACTAACACAAAGTATTGATGATTTAGATGAATAATTGCTGCTTGTTTCTTTATCTTAATGGTAATTGACATGGGAGGTCCTATTAACAAGTGAGGATTGATTACTTCAACAATGTTGATGGTTGAAAGTTTTGCAATTGCTCCAGTTGATGTTTGACTTACCCCAATTACAGCCCAAGTTATTGGAATTACAATGCCAGGAACTTCACTATGAGTTAGAGGAGTTATTGTAGGCAAACATTTAGATGAAGCTGAGAGAAAACTATCAAAAGAATCAGGTAAGAAAGCATTTAATGGTGTTTCAGAAGATGCACTATGAATGATTGAAAAGTATAAGTGAAAGGCAAATCTAGTTAACATTTTATTAGGGATTTATGTTGGTTTTGTCATTGGATTTTTAGATATCAAAACTTATGGTGGTTATAATACCATTTTAGGGACAGTCTTTGGTTTTTCAACTGACAACCTGTTACAACAGTTTAACATTGATTATCTTTCAATTAATTTAGGTTTCTTTATTATGACTTTTACAGGTCCATTAGTTGGTGGGCTACTTGGTTCAGCAATTTTATGAAATAAAAGAGGTAAAAAATAATGAAACTATGTATTGATATTGGAGGAATGTCCTGTAAATTTGCAGTATTTGATGAAAGACAAAGAGTAATTTTTAAAACCAATGCTAAGTATGGTCAATTAATTGATTATATTAAACTAGAAAAACTCCTTTTTGAAAATGTTGAATTAATTATAAAAGAACACCAAATTGATTCAATTTGTATTGCTACACCAGGGATTATAGACCCTGAAACAGGTCAAATGACTGGAATTAGCGCTATTGAAGGACAAACAAACTTTAACTCTAAAACTGCTTTAGCAGAAAAATTTAACCTGCCAGTGTTTATTGAAAATGATGCAAATTGTGCAGCCATTGCAGAGTTACGTGCAGGAGCTGCTATTAATTCAAAAAATGCAGTCTTTATTGTTGTGGGAACTGGAGTTGGTGGAGCACTTGTTGTTAATAATAGCTTGTATCATGGTTCTTTTTTAAGAGCTGGGGAATTTGGTGGAGCACTTTATCTTAACAATCAAGATGAAGTAAAAAACTATTCAGCAGCTGCAGGCATGAACTTTTTACAAAACTATTATAAAAGCTTAGCTAAAAGTTCAAAATCAGGTGAAGAAATTTATGATAGTTATCATACAGATCAATTTGCCAAACAAGCCATTGACACCCAAATTAGTCGACTTGCCAATTTGATATTATTTTTAGCAACAACTCTAGATCCAGATGTTGTGGTAATTGGTGGAGGAATTAGTGCAAATCAATTATTTATGGACTTGTTACAAACAGAATTGCAAACAATTTCAAAACTAGCAGATTTTGAATTTAAAACAAAAATTAAAAAAGCTTTATTTGAAAATGATGCCAATTTATTAGGTGCTTATTTCTTAAATGAGGAGTAAAATGACCATTTTAAGATAAAATAAACAAAAAAGTTTTAACTTTTTAAAAAACCCTTTAAATAAAGGGTTTTTTACCTTTTATTTTCACTAAAACAGTTGCTATTAATCTATAACTAGTGTATTATAATATGTTTTTTTATGATATAATATATGAGAAATGGGTGTAATTATGGGCATTTTAAATGAATTTCAAATCCAACAAGCCATCAAACTATTACAAGCACAAGAGGTAATTATTTTACCAACAGATACAATTTATGGCTTAAGTGCCACAGTATCGCTGGAAAATGAGCAGAAAATTAATGCTTTGAAAGCTAGTGTGCCTGACAAACCTTTAATAGTTTTGGTTAGTAACTTAAATCAAGCAGCAGAATTTATAGATCTTGACAGTAATGTCATGCAACACTTGAATACACTTGAACCAACTACAGTTATCTCTAAAAAACTTAACGGCGAACGCACCTGAGCTGTTAGACTTATTAAAAGGGCTGACTTGGTACAAATCATCAATGTAGTGGGACCAATTTTTTCAACAAGTGTTAACAGAAGTGGTCAAAAATACTTGACAACTGAAGCTGAATTATCAAATTTTTTAAAGCCAGATCATTGTTTTTTTATTGGAGAACTAAAGAACCAACCATCAAAAATCCTTAATTTACTTGATAATTCAAAAAAAAGATAGCATATATCATACCAAAGTCCAATCACTAATGCAACAACTTATAGCAAAAAAATGAAATTTTTGTGATATAATATATATAGAAATAGGGGGCTAAATATGTACGTTAATCCATTTGAAAGAATGCGTAAGAAACGTGAAGACGACCAAAAACAAAAAGTTGAAGTCGAAAAAGAACGTGAAAAATATGCAAGACTTAGTGCCCAAATGGGGTTCACTCAAGATAAAGGTGTCATGCCATCATTTATTAAGAGCCTAATTGGTGAAAAGAATCAAAATGCAGTACCACCATTTGGACCTGGAATGACTCCAATGCCTCCAAGTGAAGCTAGCACACCAGCTCCAAGTCAGAGTCAAAGTTATCCCAACTTTAACACTGCACCAGCACCAAACTTTAATCAAAGTCAACCTCTGACACCAAGATTTGAAAATCAACCTCCAGCATTTGCTCAACCAGTTAACTTTAATCCTGAGCCAAAGCAGTGACAAGATCCAAATCTGATGCCTCCAGTTAACTTTAATCCACAACCTCCAATAGTTTCACCACAAAATAGTATTGGTGAAAATTATCAACAACAAAGAATTCCACCACTTGGAGGCATTGAACCAATGAGATCACCACTAAATAACACAAGTTTTAACCAAGGTCCACCAAAGTTGGACTTTAAGTCTCCACTCTCAGCACCTGAACCAGTAGTGCCAAGTGAAATAAAAATCACTCGTCCTGAACCAATTCAACATGAGCAAATGACTTACAAGAATTTTGCTGAGGCATTAAATACAAACACTTTAACAGGTCAAGTTTACGCAATAGTGGCTAACAGTGATGAAAATATGCTTAAAGAGCTTTTAAACTTATTACCAACTGGTCAACAAATCCAGATTGATGCTCAAGAAGTTTATCAATATACTGCTCCAGACTTATTTTTATTAAAAAAAGCCATTAACTTATTGCCACTATTATCACTTGATGATAAGCGAGTCTTGTGAGAAAAAACCTCAATCTGTTTAGCAGCAACTGAGTATGGTAAAACAGATTCAGAATTTGATCAAATAGTGGAAGAAATTGGTATAACTGACCCAATTGGTTTAATTGCAGAAGAGTTTAACACAGCTCTAGGAGCCTATGGTTTAGACAAAATTGCAGTTCCAGTCATTATTGAGAACTTTGATAAGTTAGAACTTTCTGAAATCACACCAATCTTACAATTTATTTATGAAGTTTTTGTAAGTATTCCAACTTTGAAATTTATAATTCAAATAAGTTCAGAAATTTTACAAGAGGCTAAAAAATTTGAAATTGTTAATCAAGTTTTGATGAAAATTAGTAGTTTTATTAGTGATAAACCAATTCTGATTATGACCGAAAGTGTTAAAGAACCAGAACAAGGTTACTTTGAGATACCTGGAGAGGACAATTTTGAAACAGAACTAGATTCATTAACTCAATTTGTTCAACCTCAAGTTGCTCAACCAATTCCAAGTCAAGAAGTTTTCCCAAGATCATTTGAATCACCAAGTGATTTAAATCAAGTCACTTTTGCAAGACCATCAAGACCTGAACTTTCTGGGATAACTCAAAGTAGTCCACTGCCAGATTTTGCAAGTCAACAAGAGATGCTTGTTCCAATCAGACAGCCAAACATGAATCAAAACTTGAATCAATTTGAAAAGCCAATGCCATTCACTAGTCCGCCGGTACAACCAACAATGGGGTTCCAACCAGGACAGTCAATGCCAGCAATTCACAACAAAGAAAGCTTGTTGCAAAATGATATTAGAATCAGAGTTGATCTAAATTTACAAAGACAAGCCAATGAAATCGCTTCAAAAGAGCGAGATGAAGAACAAGAACGTATTGATAAAATTATGGATGTGGGCTTCAATCCTGAGATACTTGCAGATGAACCAGTTTCTGAAGCACAGTACCAAAATCCACAACTAAATTTCTTCACAAGTCAAAAATGAGAAGAACATCCAGGTCTAAGAACACCAAAAATTGAAATAGACCCAAGAAGTCAAGCTGAAATAGAACAGCGTTTACAACAATTTGGTAATGCTTTAGAGCAAAATCAAGCAATTAACATTCAGAACAATTTTGCCAAACAAAATCAGGCAAATCAAAATACAAATGTTATTAAAATTCCAGGAGTACACTGGTCAGATTTAAAATAAAGGAGGCAAAATTATGTTTACATTTCTAGTAATTGCAGCATGAATCTTTGTGATTACAGCTGCCCTGCTGCTGGGATTTCTTGCAGCACTCCCATATCTTGGGGGATTAATGTTTTCAAATGACTTTATGTTAAAAGTTATCATTTGATTAACCAACCAACCATTTGCATTACCATTCTTTAGGGTAATCACAGTTGAAGGACCAACTCAACAATTTGGTGAATTAGTGACTACAGGAGGTTGAAATGCCTGAGTCTTAACACCAATTGGTATTATGAATTCAATTGGAACAGAAGGAATTAACCCAGATTACAGTCTGGGAAACTTACAAGTTTTTTCAATTATGGGAGCATTAGGAGTAATTGCAATCACTTTAATTGCTGTAGCAATCTCAGAATTAGTGAGATTGAAAAAGAAACAAAAAATTTCAAAACCATTTACAAAACTTATCTTAATTTTATTCCCAATTTGTGGAATGTTATATGGGCAAGTAATTGTCTTAATTGCATCAGGGTTATTATTAACAGCATGAATTTTCTTAGAAATTGTCTTGTTTGATGCAGAAGCAGTCAGCAATTATGCTGAAGAAAGAAACTTGATCACAATCTACCATGAAGAGAAAAAATTTGAAAAAGAGGTAAATAAAGAGGGAAAGTTAATTGGCAACATAGATTTGGTAACAGTAAAAAAACGCCAAGAGCAAAGTATACTGGACCAAAATGAGAGAGCAAATCAAAATTCTAGTTCTATGTTGCCAAAAGGATCATCAAAATGAAAAATTAAATATGAAATCTTAAATGAAAAAAAAGCACAACTAGTGGCTTTGGATGAAAAATTACAAGCTACAGTATCAGTTTTGAATTTAAATGAAAAATATGAGGAAATCTGGTCTTACAATCGACTAGTTAAAGCAATCAACGAGATCACTGAGCAATTAGGTTTAGGTGATGAAGAGAAAGTTAGTGAATTTGATATGACAAGAAATTCAAGAATTTCAGAAGAGGAACTTGCAAAAATTAAGAAAACAAAAAAGTATTCAGCCTGAGAAAAAGAGTATAAAGCTCTTGGCACTGAAAAAGATAGTTTTTCAAACAATTTAGCAAACCTAAAAGAAAGTAAGAAATTGAAAATTGTTGAAAAACTGAATAGTAAAATCAAAAAACTTAATGAGCTTGGTAACAAAATCGGTTTATCTCAAGATTTTGATCTAGACTTCATCTCAATTGATGACACTTTTCTAGGAACAGGGTCAGATATTACTAAAACTACAGATTTTGGTGATGAAATCAAACCAATGCCTAGCATGACAAATTTCCCACTAGAAGAGTCTGGTGGACAAGAAGTTTTTCAATCACCAATGGTGGGAGATGTTGAAGCTGAAGCCAGTGAAATCTTTGCTGAATTAAATCAAGTTGAAAAAACTTCAAGTTCAGAAGTTGAAGATATCCAAGCTTTTGCTAATTTAATTGCAACTCCACCAACTATTAAACAAACTCAAACTTACACACCTCATGTTGAAACTAAAATTCATAATGCAGATCCCTATGTTGAACAAAGACTTAAATTAGCAATTGACATGAATGTTGCTGAATTAATGCCAGCAAGTTCACCATTGATAGACACAGATATTACTGGAATTTATCAAGATCTAAACTATGAACAAAAAGATTACAGTTATTTATTGGATGGAGATGTTAAAAATGAAGCAACTCCTGAAGCAACTCCAGCAGCATTTGATTTCACAACCTTTACACCAAGTTTAGAAACACCAATTGTTCAACCTGAACCTGAGGTTAAACTTTCAAAAGAAGAATTTGATGAACATCTAAAAGCACGTTTAGAAGTAGCAATTAACATGGATTTAGATCAACTTCCAACAACAGAACAGTCTGTTAATGCAGATCGTGAAATTATTTACAATGATATTAACTTCCAACAACCTGACTTGCTTGCAAGTTCAACAATCGAAACTACTTTGACATCTAGTGTTGAAAAACCAACAACAGCAAGTCCGTTTGGATTCACAATTCCAAACTTCAGTGAAGCTAGTCCTGAACCAGTACTTGCACCAACACCATTAAGTGCACCAGAGGTAAGTGAAAATATTGCAGTACCATTCCAAATGGCTAGTTTAAATATTTCTGAACCAGTACTTGCACCAACATCATTTTCAACAGAAGTTTCAGATCAAGATATTGTTAAAGTCATTAATGAAAGAACAAATTTCTTAGACAGTAAAATTTCACAAATTGATGTAAAAATGGTAAAACTTGAAACTGTTGTTGAACAAATTAATGTTAAGTTAGAAAAAGTCTCAGAATCTGTAGAAGAAATTAAGAACTCTACATCTCCAAAAACTTTAATTGCAACTTTAACAAAAAAACATGCCTATAATAAGACTGAAACAAATAACTAATTAGTTTTATTAACAGCCTTTAAAAACTACTTATTAAAAGTAGTTTTTTTGTTTTCGAAAAACTTGAAAGAACTTCAGTAAAAGAGGATACAAAAATGCTGAAAAACATGTTTGAATCAAATTGTAAGGAACAAAATAAATTATGTATTTATTTAAGTATAATGAAAGATTTTTTTTAAAAAATTGTGCAAATTTTGTTATTTGCCAACGATTAATTAATTGTAGAGCAGAATTGAACTACTTGTTTATAAGATTTACAAATCAAACTATAAACAGATAAATTGAAAGGACATAATTAATTATGAATCTGAAATTAAAAATAGGAGAGATATTCCTTATTATTGCTGATGCAGATATCAAAATGCTACTTGAAAAATTAATCGACAGATTTGATGATATACTAGTTAAAGAGTACAAAAGACTTGAGAAAGTTTTGACCAGAAAGGAAAGAAAAATGTTTAAAAAAACTATTGATGCAACCAAAAGGGAACTAAATGTTTTCAATTTTGATGATGTACCAGCAAGTTGTCAACAATTTGTTGATGAGGCAATAGAAAGAACCAAAAAAGAAATGGAAGAATTGATGTTTAAACAACTTCAATATTTTCAAAAACGTGAAGAGGAATTTAAACAACGAGAATTAATAATGCAAGCAGAAATAAATGAATTAAAACAAGAAATTATGGAACTTAAAAAATTAATAAATTAATCAAAAAAATACTCACTATCATTAGTTGAGTATTTTTTGTTTGACTTTAAATGAAACCAAGTAAAAGCAAAATAAGTTATGTATTTATTGAAATATAATGAAAGATTTTTTTAAAAAAATTGTGCAAATTTTGTTATTTGCTAACGATTAATTAATTGTAGATCAGAATTTAATTACTTGTTTATAAGATCTACAAATCAAACTATAAACAGATAAATTGAAAGGACATAATTAATTATGAATTTAAAGTTAAAAATAGGGGAAGTATTCCTTATTATTGCTGATGCAGATATCAAAATGCAATTTGAAAAATTAATTGATAGGTTAGATGATATACTAGTTAGAGAGTAAGAAAGACTTGAGAAAGTTTTTACTGGAAAGGAAAGAAAAATGTTTAAAAAAACTATTGATGCTACCAAAAGGGAGCTAAACGTCTTCAATTTTGATGACATACCATCAGACTGTCAACAATTTGTTGATGAAGCAATTGAAAGAACCAAAAAAATGATGGAAGCACAGATGTTTGAACAACTTCAATATTTTCAAAAACGTGAAGCAGAATTTGTAGCACGTGAAGCAGAGTTCAAAGCTCGCGAAGCAGAATTCAAAAAACGTGAAGCAGAGTTCAAAAGACGCGAA includes these proteins:
- a CDS encoding L-threonylcarbamoyladenylate synthase — translated: MGVIMGILNEFQIQQAIKLLQAQEVIILPTDTIYGLSATVSLENEQKINALKASVPDKPLIVLVSNLNQAAEFIDLDSNVMQHLNTLEPTTVISKKLNGERTWAVRLIKRADLVQIINVVGPIFSTSVNRSGQKYLTTEAELSNFLKPDHCFFIGELKNQPSKILNLLDNSKKR
- a CDS encoding ROK family protein is translated as MKLCIDIGGMSCKFAVFDERQRVIFKTNAKYGQLIDYIKLEKLLFENVELIIKEHQIDSICIATPGIIDPETGQMTGISAIEGQTNFNSKTALAEKFNLPVFIENDANCAAIAELRAGAAINSKNAVFIVVGTGVGGALVVNNSLYHGSFLRAGEFGGALYLNNQDEVKNYSAAAGMNFLQNYYKSLAKSSKSGEEIYDSYHTDQFAKQAIDTQISRLANLILFLATTLDPDVVVIGGGISANQLFMDLLQTELQTISKLADFEFKTKIKKALFENDANLLGAYFLNEE